In Moorella sp. E308F, a single genomic region encodes these proteins:
- a CDS encoding tripartite tricarboxylate transporter permease, producing MFILLVLNLPLVGLWARIALIPFPILGPMIILFSVIGAYSVRFLMFDVWVALIFGVLGYLMRKLGFPLAPMVLATVLAQMLETSLKQPLVLSDGSPLIFFTRPIVAVFMLLAVVMIAWGLWLQFSGWGAELAADDSD from the coding sequence ATGTTTATCCTGCTGGTTTTAAACCTGCCCCTGGTGGGGTTGTGGGCGCGGATCGCCCTCATTCCCTTCCCCATTTTAGGACCAATGATTATCCTGTTCTCGGTTATCGGTGCCTATAGTGTCCGCTTCTTGATGTTTGACGTTTGGGTGGCCCTTATTTTCGGTGTCCTAGGCTATTTAATGCGCAAACTGGGCTTTCCCTTGGCGCCTATGGTCCTGGCCACCGTCCTAGCCCAGATGCTGGAGACTTCCTTAAAACAGCCCCTGGTTCTTTCCGATGGTTCGCCCCTGATTTTCTTCACCAGGCCCATTGTAGCAGTCTTTATGCTCCTGGCCGTGGTAATGATTGCCTGGGGCCTGTGGCTGCAGTTCAGCGGCTGGGGGGCCGAACTGGCGGCTGATGATAGCGATTAA